A region from the Macadamia integrifolia cultivar HAES 741 unplaced genomic scaffold, SCU_Mint_v3 scaffold738, whole genome shotgun sequence genome encodes:
- the LOC122069852 gene encoding uncharacterized protein LOC122069852, with product MRSVCGPYKDVLFGQAILTFAGLRMAAQQVEDALAQEELPKYCKLAKEASSSRKPPIQQRNSGSNATMAILPTTPALPTPSTPFVIEQDATPTPRRPRRQFTDLGTSLSLVLNRLLQAGHIVKPEPRPLPERKPDWFNPNLFCDYHSQQGHATDRCYKLQEAIQDLLDAKKFEIRVKRPNVAKNPLPQHRTVNALQEDLGNFNPTSLIIFLSAKSSQAEATSVGGLSRFTFPLLADVVTSSLKEPVESELKEDEINGLYDESNFETYTPNLGLELNAVKHEANEDYDIIIPGEGLQEKQRFTESDDEVEFYIPGEIIAETRSGKNYKAAGLTEPPARPKDQGLNNKLIEPENQVLRQLQKTQANISIWGLLMASPTHREAMLKSLASIQVPIGTDSAQLASLVGVAYAMNSLMFADANLPLEGSNHTRALHITIDCRGCRIPQVLVDNGSALNVFPLRTFKHLGFDEAEMKPSSQCVRAYDNTRRSVLGIFTVVIVVRPAEFEVDFQVIDIPASFNMILGRPWLHKAGAVSSSLHQKIKFLFKGRVIIVLADPGLVSMMASVDMGESNNGETSEVRLGGFELGSINATLGPSSPGERFALTEFNITNPGVTNMLIKMKYFAGMGLGVRQQGDPDILSLKVNTPRFGLGYVMTEEDQKKIAAKKQKYDRNFKRYEGLKYKNEGKNLIHMLSNGESSEGKAIEAGYQQNKTVKYGLVKVSKWNKMDLRPLI from the coding sequence ATGAGGTCGGTGTGTGGTCCCTACAAGGATGTGTTGTTTGGCCAGGCGATATTGACATTTGCAGGACTCAGAATGGCAGCCCAGCAGGTCGAAGAtgccctcgcccaagaagagcTCCCCAAGTATTGCAAACTTGCTAAGGAGGCTAGTAGCAGCAGAAAACCTCCTATCCAACAGCGGAATTCGGGGTCTAATGCCACGATGGCGATTCTTCCCACAACGCCAGCCTTGCCTACTCCGTCAACGCCATTTGTGATTGAGCAAGATGCAACCCCCACTCCTCGTCGACCTCGAAGGCAGTTCACTGACTTGGGGACTTCTTTGAGTTTAGTTTTGAATCGTTTGCTTCAGGCCGGTCATATAGTTAAGCCAGAGCCTAGGCCCTTACCTGAGCGgaaacctgattggttcaatcCAAACCTGTTTTGTGACTACCATTCTCAGCAAGGTCACGCAACAGATAGATGTTACAAGTTGCAGGAGGCAATCCAAGATCTGCTTgatgcaaagaagtttgaaattCGGGTCAAACGACCTAATGTTGCCAAaaatccccttcctcagcatcgaACAGTTAACGCCTTGCAAGAAGATTTAGGCAATTTTAACCCGACTTCCCTCATCATTTTTCTATCAGCGAAGAGTAGCCAAGCAGAGGCGACCAGCGTTGGAGGTCTTAGCAGGTTTACTTTCCCCCTTCTGGCTGATGTTGTCACTTCTAGTTTGAAGGAGCCTGTAGAgtcagagttgaaggaagatgagatcaaTGGCTTGTATGATGAATCTAATTTTGAGACTTACACACCAAACCTTGGCTTGGAACTAAATGCAGTCAAACATGAAGCTAATGAGGATTATGATATCATTATCCCTGGGGAAGGCTTGCAGGAAAAGCAAAGGTTTACGGAGTCTGACGACGAGGTAGAGTTCTACATTCCGGGTGAGATAATAGCAGAAACTCGGAGTGGGAAGAACTACAAGGCAGCAGGACTCACAGAACCACCAGCAAGGCCAAAAGATCAGGGACTGAACAATAAGTTGATTGAACCggagaatcaagtattgaggCAGTTGCAGAAGACCCAAGCAAATATATCTATTTGGGGCTTGCTCATGGCCTCTCCTACCCACAGGGAAGCAATGTTGAAATCTCTGGCAAGCATCCAAGTTCCAATTGGGACCGATTCAGCACAACTAGCGAGCCTAGTAGGAGTCGCGTACGCAATGAACTCATTGATGTTTGCAGATGCCAATCTCCCTCTTGAAGGTTCGAACCACACAAGGGCTTTACACATAACCATTGATTGCAGAGGATGTCGAATTCCCCAAgtattggtagacaatgggtcgGCGTTGAATGTTTTCCCTCTCAGGACCTTTAAACATTTGGGATTTGATGAAGCCGAGATGAAGCCATCTAGTCAATGTGTTCGAGCTTATGACAACACCAGGAGGAGCGTGTTGGGAATTTTCACTGTGGTGATAGTAGTTAGACCGGCAGAATTCGAGGTAGACTTCCAAGTTATCGATATTCCCGCATCTTTCAATATGATTTTAGGCCGTCCATGGTTACACAAGGCTGGGGcagtttcctcttcccttcaccaaaagataaaatttttattcaaaGGGCGGGTGATCATTGTCTTGGCAGATCCTGGCTTGGTCAGTATGATGGCATCCGTTGATATGGGGGAAAGTAACAATGGTGAGACATCTGAAGTTCGTTTGGGAGGTTTTGAGTTGGGTAGTATCAATGCAACTTTGGGGCCTAGTTCACCAGGAGAGAGATTTGCTTTGACAGAGTTTAACATCACCAACCCCGGAGTAACCAACATGCTTAttaaaatgaagtattttgCAGGCATGGGCCTAGGGGTGCGACAACAGGGTGACCCAGATATTTTATCTCTGAAGGTGAACACACCGCGCTTTGGCCTTGGTTATGTTATGACAGAGGAGGACCAAAAAAAGATAGCAGCCAAGAAGCAAAAATATGACAGAAATTTCAAGAGATATGaagggttgaaatacaagaatgaggggaagaatttgatccatatgcttAGCAACGGGGAAAGTTCTGAAGGAAAGGCAATAGAGGCAGGTTATCAGCAGAACAAGACTGTCAAGTATGGGCTAGTGAAGGTTTCAAAGTGGAACAAGATGGATCTGAGACCGTTAATATGA
- the LOC122069851 gene encoding organ-specific protein S2-like, whose translation MKSVLAFLILSSLFLFTSSVDARKDPSEYWKDVMKDQPMPEAIQDLLSSNPGSVSPLENQKEKKFNLDKNLYSIAIIYHGLDEHKEDKIPRKDSELSLEVGQEEKKSSVN comes from the exons ATGAAGTCTGTCTTGGCTTTTCTCATCCTTTCTTCACTTTTCTTG TTTACTAGTTCAGTTGATGCAAGAAAAGACCCATCAGAATATTGGAAGGATGTGATGAAGGATCAACCAATGCCTGAAGCAATTCAAGACCTTCTCAGCTCAAATCCTGGATCTGTTTCACCCCTGGAGAACCAGAAGGAGAAAAAGTTTAATTTGGATAAAAATCTCTACAGCATTGCTATCATCTATCATGGGCTTGATGAACATAAAGAAGACAAGATCCCTAGGAAGGACTCTGAGCTGAGCCTTGAAGTTgggcaagaagagaagaaatcttCTGTGAATTGA